Genomic segment of Candidatus Neomarinimicrobiota bacterium:
CCGGACCCCGACGTGGCGTATTACACTGCTGAAGTCCATTGGAAAGAATACGACTGATAATCTAATAGTTTCTTAGATTCAAATTCGCACTGCGTTTAGGCTCATCAACTGTACCATAATTGCGGAGCGCGCGTTCTTTGAATTAATGTGCAGTCAGGACCGCTACCTCTCCCCTTGAGGGGAGTGTCCGGCAACTGCCGGACGAGGGATGTGACTGTCAAATAATAGATAATGTTTTATAGGCAATATGAATCACACCTTCCGTCACTTCGTGACACCTCCCTCGAGGGAGGAAGTTAATGAGGCGGGGCAAGACATGATTTTCCCTCATTATGAAGGAGGGGATAAAAGGGGTGGTTGGTTTTTATTGTGCGAGTCAGGACTACTGCTGTTAACTCATCAGCTGAACCATAATAGCGTTCTGAGCGTGCATCCTGTTTTCCGCCTGGTCGAATACTATTGAATTCGGACCGTCCATTACATCGTCCGTTATCTCATCTCCCCTGTGCGCCGGCAAGCAGTGCATTACCAATGTTGACGGTTTGGCATTCGACATAAGCTCGGAATTCAGCTGAAACGGCTGGAACTTTTCGGCCCTGTCAGCGCTTTCGGATTCCTGACCCATACTTGCCCAAACATCCGTATAAACTACGTCAGCGTCTCTGACAGCATCCACAGGGTCGTGCGTGATTTCAAGAGAGCTTAATCCTGCTTCCTCCGCTCTCGACCATGTCTCGGAATCGGGGCCGAACCCTTCCGGTCCCGCAAGAACAAAGTGCATCGGAATTTTAGAAGCGAGATTCACCCACGAATTTGCCACATTATTACCGTCACCGATAAACGCCACTTTTAAGTCGCTGAGATCGCCACGATGTTCTTTCACGGTAAGAATATCTCCCATAATCTGACACGGATGGTTATAGTCCGTCAAACCGTTTATGACAGGAATTGAAGCATATTCGGCTAATTCGAGCATATGGTCGTGAGAAAACAAGCGCGCCATTATCCCATCGTTATAACGCGAAATAACTCTCGCTATATCCTTCACTGCTTCACGCTTTCCTATGCTTATATCGTTCGGCGACAGATACAGAGCGTATCCGCCTAACTTTTTTATTCCCGTTTCAAATGAAATTCGTGTCCTTGCGGAAGGCTTGGCGAATATCATTGATAAGGTCTTCCCCTCAAGTGGCTTATAGTTTTCTCCCGCTTTCAGCTTAGCCTTGATTTCAACAGCCAAATCAAGCGTCTCATGGATCTCATCAGCTGAGAGGTCGTATATGGATATAAAATTATCCTTCATTTATGCTCCGGAAATTTCGTTTTACAGATTTAGAGTATATAGCGTGTGAGGTCTTCGTCTTCCACAATTTCTGATAACGTATCGCTCACCATCTTCTTAGTAATATTAATATTTTTCACTTTTTTGTTCGGCAGATCGAATAATATCTCTTCTAAAAGCTTTGACATTATAGTGTGTAATCTTCTTGCGCCGATGTTTTCCATCTTATTATTTACGATTGCAGCAATTTTCGCTATCTCTTTAATCGCGCTTTTCTGAAAGGTAATATTGACGCTTTCAGTATTAACAAGCGCCACGTATTGTTTGATAAGCGCATTTTCCGGCTCCACCAATATTCGTTCAAAATCTTCTTCATTCAGAGAATCGAGCTCGACTCTGATGGGAAACCGACCCTGAAGTTCAGGTATCATATCTGACGGTCTCGATGTATGAAACGCTCCTGCCGCTATAAACAGAATATGCGTCGTATCCACAACGCCGTACTTTGTGACCACAGTGGAGCCTTCTATGACGGGCAGCAAATCTCTCTGAACACCTTCCCGTGAGACGTCCGGTCCTGCCGACTCACTGCTGTTGCCGATTATTTTATCAATCTCATCAATGAATATAATCCCGGATTCCATTACTCTTTTAAGCGATTCCTGAATAATATTGTCCATATCAACAAGTTTCTGCGCTTCTTCCTCAATAAGGATTTTTCGAGCCTCGCTAATAGAGGTGCGCCGCATTTTCCTCTTCTTCGGTACCATACCGCCGAACATATCCTGTAAATTCAAGCCCATTTCTTCAAGACCCATAGGAGTGAAAACCTGCATTATGGGAGCAGTGTTATCCGGAACATCCAATTCTACTTTTCGATCCTCCATCTCCCCTCTTTCCAACAAGTTTTCGAAATGCTTCCGCGTTTTTTCCCGGCGTTCTTCCCGCGCTTCATTTACCTCAGTGTCGGTATCGGATTTTTCCAAATGTGGAAGCGGAATCAGAAAATCGAGAAGACGCTCATTTGCCATTTTCTCAGCCTCATCTCTGACTTCCGCTGTCTTTTCCTTTTTGAGCATAGTGACGGCAATATCTGTAAGGTCCCGAATCATCGATTCCACATCCCGACCGACGTAGCCTACCTCAGTGAATTTAGAAGCCTCAACTTTAATAAACGGAGCTTGAGAAAGGTTTGCCAATCTGCGCGCTATCTCTGTTTTCCCGATACCGGTTGATCCGATCAGGATGATATTATTAGGAATTATCTCCTCTTTAATATCGCCTTCAACCTGCTGCCTGCGCCACCGATTTCTGAGGGCAATCGCTACTAATTTCTTCGCATCATCCTGCCCTATTATATATTTATCCAACTCCTTAACAATTTGTTTAGGAGTCAGGTCTTTTGTTTTACTCAATATCAGAGTATCTCCACATTAATATTATCGTTTGTAAATATGCATATATCCGAGGTTATCTTCAGAGAGTTCCTAACTATCTCTTCGGCGGAAAGCTTCGTGTATTTTATCATAGCCCTTGCCGCTGCCGTGGCATATGGTCCACCCGAACCGATAGAGATGACTTCATCGTCAGGCTCCAAAACATCGCCGTTACCGGAAATTATCAGCGACGTTTTCTTGTCCATAACAACCAGGAGAGCTTCCAACCTGCGAAGCATTTTATCTGTTCGCCAATCTCGAGCCAATTCCACAGCGGATTTGAGCAGATTACCGTTAAATTCGTTGAGCTTTGATTCAAATTTATCGAATAAAGCCATAGCATCCGCAGAAGCGCCGGCAAAACCCGCTATCACGCTTCCCTCGTATAACCTTCGTATCTTCTGAGCGCCGTGTTTCATTACGATATCATCTAACGTCACCTGACCGTCACCACCCAACGCCACAAGGTTCTTCCGACGAACGCCGATTATTGTAGTCGAACGCCAGACTCCCTCTTTCCTATTCATATTTCGCTTTCCTTATCTTCCGCTGACACCTTTCAGGTATTTGAGAAATTCGTTGTCGCTACCGAGAATTAGAGATGTCTTACTGTCGATAGCAATTCGATATGTCTCGAGCGATTTCGTGAAGGCATAAAATTCAGGGTCGCGATTATAGGCTCTCGCATAGATGGCGGATGCCTCTGCATCCGCTTTGCCCCGGATAGTCAGCGCTTGCTTATTCGCTTCGGAGATGATGAGACTCAGCTCAAATTCTTTATCTCCGAGTATTTTCGATTTCTCTCCCTCTCCGAGAGAGCGAAAACGAGCAGCGATCTGTAGTCTTTCAGCTCTCATCCGCTCATAGACCTTTTGGCGCACACTTTCCACATAGTTGACCCCTTTTATCCTCACATCCACCAAATTTATCCCAAGTGATTTTGCGTTATCTTTGGCGCGTTTGAGAATATCGCCGGCAATTGCGCCTCTACCTTTATTAACTTCCTGAGTTTCGAGAACCGAACGAACTTCATTACCATCTTCGTCAATTCCTGTCGTAACAATCTCTCGGTTTGAACTTCTCACAAGCTCGATGAGAGTATTATCTGCAATAAAATCCTTTACAGCTCCCTCAATGAAATTATCCAATCTGGCCTGAGCCACCAATTCGTTTCCCTCCACCGACTGCAGGTACAACAACGGATCCGCTATTTTCCAGCGTGCTGTTGTATCGATATAAATGCTCACCTTGTCAAGGGTAGTCAGCGACCTGGGTCTGCCGTCCCACTCGAGCAACCGCTTATCAAAGATTCTTGCTTCTTGTATGAATGGAATTTTGAAGTGCAGCCCGGGTTCAGTGTAAACTTTTACCGGGTTACCAAGTTGTATTATTACCGCCTGTTGAGTCGGGTCTAATACAAAAGTTGATGCAGAAAATATCATAAATCCGACAACGGCTAATATTACTATTATTTTTAATTTCATTATTGACCTCCCTTCCTTTGATTGAGATCAAGTAATTTCAGTATTCCGGAATCATTGCTCTCTATTATCCATTTCTTCTCTATTCTGGGCAGTATATATCCCATAGTTTCCAGGTACATTCGCCGCTTGGTTACGACTTTTGCTTTTACATATTCATTATGCATCGAAATAAACCGGTTTGCTTCTCCTGTGGCTACATTAATTCTTCCCACAGCGTAAGCTTCCGCCTCTCTGACTTGCCGTTCAGCCTGTCCTTTTGCCTGAGGCACAGCTTCGTTATACTCTCTACGGGCTTCCTGTACCAGCCTATCCATATCCTGCGTGGCAGCGTTTACCTCATCAAAAGCAGGTTTAACGCTGGGAGGAGGATCAACATCCTGAAGATTTACGGATACTATCTGAATACCAATGTCGTAGGAATCGAGTATACTTTGCATCAAGGATTGAACTTCATCGTTTATCTCTCCCCTGCCGAACGTCAAAATCTCGTCCACGCTCCTATCGCCCACAACCTGACGCATAGCAACTTCCGATATGTCTCTTATTGTTCCATCTACACTGCGAACGTTGAAAAGAAACGCTATAGGATCTTTAATCTGATATTGTACGATCCAGTTCACTACCGCGCTGTTCAGATCACCTGTAAGCATTAAAGATTCATCGCCGTGTCCCGCTTTTGTAATTGTAGATTGCACTCCCGGTCTAACAGTTCTAAATCCGAA
This window contains:
- the argF gene encoding ornithine carbamoyltransferase, whose product is MKDNFISIYDLSADEIHETLDLAVEIKAKLKAGENYKPLEGKTLSMIFAKPSARTRISFETGIKKLGGYALYLSPNDISIGKREAVKDIARVISRYNDGIMARLFSHDHMLELAEYASIPVINGLTDYNHPCQIMGDILTVKEHRGDLSDLKVAFIGDGNNVANSWVNLASKIPMHFVLAGPEGFGPDSETWSRAEEAGLSSLEITHDPVDAVRDADVVYTDVWASMGQESESADRAEKFQPFQLNSELMSNAKPSTLVMHCLPAHRGDEITDDVMDGPNSIVFDQAENRMHAQNAIMVQLMS
- the hslU gene encoding ATP-dependent protease ATPase subunit HslU, yielding MSKTKDLTPKQIVKELDKYIIGQDDAKKLVAIALRNRWRRQQVEGDIKEEIIPNNIILIGSTGIGKTEIARRLANLSQAPFIKVEASKFTEVGYVGRDVESMIRDLTDIAVTMLKKEKTAEVRDEAEKMANERLLDFLIPLPHLEKSDTDTEVNEAREERREKTRKHFENLLERGEMEDRKVELDVPDNTAPIMQVFTPMGLEEMGLNLQDMFGGMVPKKRKMRRTSISEARKILIEEEAQKLVDMDNIIQESLKRVMESGIIFIDEIDKIIGNSSESAGPDVSREGVQRDLLPVIEGSTVVTKYGVVDTTHILFIAAGAFHTSRPSDMIPELQGRFPIRVELDSLNEEDFERILVEPENALIKQYVALVNTESVNITFQKSAIKEIAKIAAIVNNKMENIGARRLHTIMSKLLEEILFDLPNKKVKNINITKKMVSDTLSEIVEDEDLTRYIL
- the hslV gene encoding ATP-dependent protease subunit HslV, with the protein product MNRKEGVWRSTTIIGVRRKNLVALGGDGQVTLDDIVMKHGAQKIRRLYEGSVIAGFAGASADAMALFDKFESKLNEFNGNLLKSAVELARDWRTDKMLRRLEALLVVMDKKTSLIISGNGDVLEPDDEVISIGSGGPYATAAARAMIKYTKLSAEEIVRNSLKITSDICIFTNDNINVEIL
- the hflC gene encoding protease modulator HflC; protein product: MKLKIIVILAVVGFMIFSASTFVLDPTQQAVIIQLGNPVKVYTEPGLHFKIPFIQEARIFDKRLLEWDGRPRSLTTLDKVSIYIDTTARWKIADPLLYLQSVEGNELVAQARLDNFIEGAVKDFIADNTLIELVRSSNREIVTTGIDEDGNEVRSVLETQEVNKGRGAIAGDILKRAKDNAKSLGINLVDVRIKGVNYVESVRQKVYERMRAERLQIAARFRSLGEGEKSKILGDKEFELSLIISEANKQALTIRGKADAEASAIYARAYNRDPEFYAFTKSLETYRIAIDSKTSLILGSDNEFLKYLKGVSGR
- the hflK gene encoding FtsH protease activity modulator HflK gives rise to the protein MEYKKVNIGGEEFVIPKLPVSGMVGVVGGLIALILVFSMFYSVGPDEVGVVMRFGKYVRTESSGLHIKMPFGIEDVKKPKIRKRFTHEFGFRTVRPGVQSTITKAGHGDESLMLTGDLNSAVVNWIVQYQIKDPIAFLFNVRSVDGTIRDISEVAMRQVVGDRSVDEILTFGRGEINDEVQSLMQSILDSYDIGIQIVSVNLQDVDPPPSVKPAFDEVNAATQDMDRLVQEARREYNEAVPQAKGQAERQVREAEAYAVGRINVATGEANRFISMHNEYVKAKVVTKRRMYLETMGYILPRIEKKWIIESNDSGILKLLDLNQRKGGQ